The following are from one region of the Leptospiraceae bacterium genome:
- a CDS encoding SDR family oxidoreductase — MDNVNKIALITGCSSGVGLHTAVRLAKTDFKVYATMRHLEKKDKLKQFANDQGVKLEIRQLDVQNDESVLDCVKFILDKEERIDVLVNNAGFGYIRTLEQASMREIENVMDVNYYGAIRCIKAVLPSMRERKSGHIISVTSVGGLIGQPMNEIYCSSKFALEGLIESMATYLEPFFNVKMSIIEPGAIQTEFVNRVLGDMQKSGGVLNDDYAPVLKTYMDTAKKSFAAGQSPDEVARVILDCILSEKPYLRYQTSDKAREFIAAKLGNDPTGDIQLKKIRKLQLDLE; from the coding sequence ATGGACAATGTAAATAAAATTGCTCTGATCACTGGATGCTCTTCTGGAGTGGGATTGCACACAGCAGTCCGACTTGCAAAGACTGACTTCAAAGTCTATGCGACGATGAGACATCTAGAAAAAAAAGATAAGTTAAAGCAATTCGCAAACGATCAAGGAGTTAAATTAGAAATACGACAACTTGATGTTCAAAATGATGAATCAGTTTTAGATTGCGTTAAATTCATATTAGACAAAGAAGAAAGAATAGACGTTCTAGTAAACAATGCAGGCTTCGGCTACATTCGAACTCTTGAGCAAGCTTCGATGAGAGAAATCGAAAATGTAATGGATGTAAACTACTACGGAGCGATACGCTGCATCAAAGCAGTATTACCCTCCATGCGAGAAAGAAAATCAGGACATATTATTTCTGTAACCTCAGTGGGTGGACTAATCGGTCAACCAATGAACGAAATCTATTGCTCATCCAAATTTGCCCTCGAAGGTTTAATTGAAAGCATGGCAACTTACCTTGAACCATTCTTCAATGTAAAAATGTCAATCATAGAGCCCGGTGCTATTCAAACAGAATTTGTAAATCGAGTTCTAGGAGATATGCAAAAATCCGGCGGAGTGTTAAATGACGATTATGCGCCTGTTCTAAAAACCTATATGGATACAGCAAAAAAATCTTTCGCCGCAGGTCAAAGCCCCGACGAAGTAGCACGCGTAATTCTAGATTGTATACTCTCAGAGAAGCCTTACCTCCGCTACCAAACCTCCGACAAAGCGAGAGAATTTATTGCAGCCAAATTAGGCAACGATCCAACCGGCGATATTCAATTAAAGAAAATTAGAAAGCTGCAATTGGATTTGGAGTAG
- a CDS encoding adenylate/guanylate cyclase domain-containing protein — protein sequence MNRKEIRYELARELARYLLLHLQEELKKPPGVSDYIAIEGVSFRKITKDMIDTLRKEFPDISPKPPYFNLFKHWWIATQAELNLSGNLNSYYEATFKSQNQIFFFKVLDIKKNDSLLRKKYEENMEYAIHSLRAKGRNIGFDTIFSSENKMYPLLEIIVKRAKLPYRICTDILFEQNSFIQRAAYRIFDKELKDSFKKTDDILNSVLPKYIVEELKQNGKVKPKSIPSSSILFCDLVGFTNIASTLSPEKLLSELDECYSHFDRIVQMKGLEKIKTIGDSYMAASGIIESKRLHAVDAVLSALKIQEFLRKYQKSQRRKGLPSWKVRIGIHCGPVVCGVLGEQRFNFDIWGDTVNIAQRMEANGEADKVNISHNLYLMTKDFFDFQFRGKIPVKGKGEMEMYFVLRIKEELSVGKKGRTPDMNFLQKYIGHVEKMLSA from the coding sequence ATGAACAGAAAAGAAATCAGATATGAGCTAGCGCGCGAATTGGCTAGATATTTACTGCTCCATTTGCAAGAGGAGCTTAAGAAGCCGCCGGGAGTTTCTGACTACATTGCCATTGAAGGAGTCTCGTTTCGTAAGATAACCAAAGATATGATCGACACCCTGCGAAAGGAATTTCCAGACATAAGCCCAAAACCTCCCTATTTCAATTTGTTCAAACACTGGTGGATTGCAACTCAGGCAGAGCTCAATTTGAGTGGAAATCTAAACTCATACTATGAAGCAACTTTCAAATCGCAAAATCAAATTTTTTTCTTTAAGGTCTTGGACATTAAGAAAAACGATTCTCTTCTCAGAAAGAAATATGAGGAGAATATGGAGTATGCGATACACTCTCTTCGTGCAAAAGGAAGAAATATTGGTTTTGATACGATTTTTAGTTCGGAAAATAAGATGTATCCGCTACTTGAAATAATCGTTAAGCGAGCAAAACTTCCTTATAGAATATGTACCGATATTTTGTTTGAGCAAAATTCTTTTATTCAAAGAGCCGCTTATCGTATTTTCGATAAAGAATTAAAAGACTCTTTCAAAAAAACAGATGACATACTAAATTCAGTCCTACCAAAATACATTGTAGAAGAATTAAAACAAAATGGCAAAGTAAAACCAAAATCAATTCCTTCTTCTTCTATTCTATTTTGCGATCTTGTAGGGTTTACAAACATTGCCTCTACTCTTTCACCCGAGAAATTACTTTCTGAGTTAGATGAATGTTATTCGCACTTTGATAGAATTGTTCAAATGAAAGGCTTAGAAAAAATAAAAACTATCGGCGATAGTTACATGGCTGCAAGCGGGATAATAGAGAGTAAACGCCTTCATGCAGTCGATGCAGTCTTAAGTGCTCTCAAAATTCAGGAATTTCTACGCAAATACCAAAAGAGTCAAAGGAGAAAAGGACTTCCAAGTTGGAAAGTAAGAATCGGAATTCACTGCGGTCCTGTTGTCTGTGGAGTTTTAGGAGAACAAAGATTTAACTTTGATATATGGGGAGACACTGTCAATATCGCGCAAAGAATGGAAGCAAACGGAGAAGCGGATAAGGTCAATATATCTCATAACCTTTACCTTATGACCAAAGACTTCTTCGATTTCCAATTCAGGGGTAAAATTCCTGTAAAAGGAAAAGGAGAAATGGAAATGTATTTCGTCTTGCGGATCAAAGAGGAATTATCCGTCGGAAAAAAAGGTCGAACTCCCGATATGAATTTTTTACAGAAGTATATCGGGCATGTTGAAAAGATGCTAAGTGCATAA
- a CDS encoding flagellar motor protein MotB, giving the protein MKKIIKLFKKSLKRIVLRQIDFSHFANCEAARFEMTVINRIGVHRCLSVVIFSLFLTSCASIEKDPLAIRTHEHGSFEFKQVGLGGFSESCEILYEKKIVHGLFVLPINPLNKEELPSLKNKKIRIKYLIRKLDLLYNALGFVFSVITQTIVVEDCGRTNNRDDLAEQKSVDFMKSFLGKYEKIKALRDEGKLNVKIVNGRMVIVLSTDVLFNVGSKELSFKGKKAIIEITKILSEIEDQKFQVEGHTDNDPFKAEGATNWDLAASRALSVLNEMIKTGMPSTKISAASFGDARPLVANDTPSNKKQNRRIEIVVLPDIESLPGYE; this is encoded by the coding sequence ATGAAAAAAATTATAAAGTTATTTAAAAAAAGCCTAAAGCGAATCGTTCTAAGGCAAATAGATTTCTCACACTTCGCAAACTGTGAAGCCGCTCGGTTCGAAATGACTGTTATAAATCGCATCGGTGTTCATCGGTGTCTATCGGTGGTAATCTTTTCTCTTTTCCTAACCAGTTGTGCAAGCATCGAGAAAGACCCGCTTGCCATTCGCACACACGAGCACGGAAGTTTTGAATTCAAGCAAGTGGGGCTTGGTGGATTTTCGGAAAGCTGTGAAATTTTATACGAAAAAAAAATCGTTCACGGCTTATTCGTATTACCCATTAACCCACTTAATAAAGAAGAACTTCCTTCTCTTAAAAATAAAAAGATTAGAATCAAATACTTAATTCGTAAATTGGATTTGCTTTACAACGCTTTAGGATTTGTATTTAGTGTTATTACTCAGACGATTGTGGTAGAGGATTGTGGGCGGACAAATAATCGAGACGATTTAGCAGAGCAAAAGTCTGTAGACTTTATGAAATCTTTTCTTGGAAAGTATGAAAAGATTAAAGCGTTAAGAGACGAAGGGAAGTTAAACGTAAAAATTGTAAACGGGCGAATGGTCATTGTCCTCTCAACTGATGTCTTGTTTAACGTTGGCTCCAAAGAACTTTCTTTCAAAGGAAAAAAGGCGATTATTGAAATAACAAAAATTCTTTCTGAAATTGAAGACCAAAAATTTCAAGTGGAAGGGCATACGGATAACGATCCATTTAAGGCAGAAGGAGCGACTAATTGGGATTTGGCGGCAAGCCGCGCGCTGAGTGTTCTAAATGAAATGATAAAAACAGGAATGCCATCGACTAAAATCTCAGCCGCAAGCTTTGGAGATGCAAGACCGTTAGTCGCAAACGATACTCCTTCCAACAAAAAGCAAAATCGTAGAATTGAAATTGTAGTTCTGCCGGATATTGAATCTTTGCCGGGCTATGAATGA
- a CDS encoding DUF2804 family protein: MNAFIVASNFNQLYGKYFGKIKISPTKSIKINGMYGYAEDHYAKW; encoded by the coding sequence ATAAATGCATTTATCGTTGCTTCAAACTTTAACCAATTATATGGAAAATACTTTGGGAAAATAAAAATTAGCCCCACAAAATCGATTAAGATCAACGGAATGTATGGATATGCCGAAGATCATTATGCAAAATGGTAA
- a CDS encoding alpha/beta fold hydrolase encodes MVPKFKPPLLLRSATVQTILASLKFQKLKQSAMFEQAKLHLIQAGKNVRLIGYLSKQMNKNPKGLVLLLHGWEGHINSAYILKTGAYLYNNGFDIFRINLRDHGGTHHLNEGIFNGSLFEETMAAAKEVSKLADKGNPFFVIGFSLGGNFALRIARNNTKKIIPNLKHAVGISPAIHPKSSTEMMDENPFLRKYFLKQWMRSLEEKERLFPFLYDFEKYKNADTVMKLTERIIPDYSPYKSADEYFETYTLTKDYFKNLKTPTTIITAKDDPVVHPEDFYELTPNPNLTVRIENYGGHNGFFNSFKLDCYYLPILLEIFSK; translated from the coding sequence ATGGTTCCAAAATTTAAACCTCCCTTACTACTACGCTCTGCGACTGTGCAGACAATCCTTGCGAGTTTGAAATTTCAAAAGCTAAAACAAAGCGCGATGTTTGAGCAGGCAAAGCTTCATTTAATCCAGGCAGGAAAGAATGTGCGGCTAATCGGGTATTTGTCGAAGCAGATGAATAAAAATCCGAAAGGATTAGTTTTACTTTTACATGGATGGGAAGGACATATAAATTCTGCGTATATTTTAAAGACAGGAGCTTACCTTTATAATAATGGATTTGATATTTTTAGAATCAATCTGCGCGATCATGGAGGAACTCATCATCTCAACGAGGGGATATTCAATGGTAGCCTCTTTGAAGAAACTATGGCAGCAGCAAAAGAAGTTTCTAAGCTAGCAGATAAGGGCAATCCTTTCTTTGTTATCGGATTTTCTCTTGGTGGAAACTTTGCACTCCGCATTGCACGAAATAACACTAAAAAAATAATTCCCAATTTAAAACACGCTGTAGGCATTAGCCCCGCGATTCATCCAAAGTCTAGCACAGAGATGATGGATGAAAATCCATTTCTACGAAAATACTTTTTAAAACAATGGATGCGCTCGCTCGAAGAAAAAGAAAGACTCTTTCCCTTTTTGTATGATTTCGAAAAATACAAGAATGCGGACACCGTAATGAAACTCACGGAAAGAATTATTCCCGATTACAGTCCTTATAAAAGTGCAGATGAATACTTCGAGACCTACACTCTCACGAAAGATTATTTTAAAAATCTAAAAACACCAACCACAATCATTACGGCAAAGGATGATCCGGTAGTTCATCCGGAAGATTTTTATGAGCTAACGCCTAATCCTAATTTGACGGTCAGGATTGAAAACTATGGTGGACACAATGGTTTTTTTAATTCATTCAAATTAGATTGTTATTATCTTCCGATTTTACTCGAGATATTTTCAAAATAA
- a CDS encoding NAD(+) synthase: protein MNSYIRIAAVVPELKVGDVEFNTKEIISALEKAKKEGVEIVIFPELCITGYTCADLFYQSKLRREAVNALIEIAKVTGLHGITAVVGLPVEVNSKLYNCAALLSNGEIIGIVTKTYLPTTGEFYEERWFSSELDRVGEFVKIEGKEIPFGADLLFAAENFPELKIGIEICEDLWAVIPPSSELAISGATLLLNPSASNEILGKFEYRKELVRQQSARCIAAYVYSSAGANESSTDVVYSGHALVAENGSIIAESSRYSFATEMTLVDIDLERLVNDRIRNSSFSKSSVETKFTEINFTLSRTTKEKLMRVIPRMPFVPSDPAKRNANCEEIFLIQSTGLAKRLKHTNSKKVVLGLSGGLDSTLALLVCIKAFEILGLDKKGILCITMPGFGTTDRTRTNAETLAVELGTSLQIISIADAVLQHFKDIGQDLNLHDITYENSQARERTQILMDLANKENALVIGTGDMSELALGWCTYNGDQMSMYGVNAGIPKTLVRYLIEWRADAEYKNNVGKILHDICNTPVSPELLPSKDGEIVQKTEEVVGPYLLHDFFLYYMLRLNYSPSKIFYLAKQAFAGEYETSEIKKWMLVFYKRFFSQQFKRSAMPDGPKVGSVALSPRGDLRMPSDASANLWLAEIEGL from the coding sequence ATGAACAGTTATATACGAATAGCCGCAGTCGTGCCGGAATTAAAAGTCGGCGATGTTGAGTTTAATACAAAAGAAATTATTTCGGCGCTAGAGAAGGCAAAGAAAGAAGGTGTGGAGATTGTAATATTTCCAGAGCTTTGCATTACTGGTTACACCTGCGCGGATTTATTTTATCAATCCAAACTCAGGCGAGAAGCGGTAAATGCTTTAATTGAGATTGCAAAGGTTACTGGTTTACACGGAATTACCGCAGTCGTGGGACTTCCTGTGGAAGTAAATAGCAAGCTTTATAACTGTGCGGCACTTCTTTCGAATGGGGAAATCATAGGAATTGTGACTAAGACGTATTTGCCTACGACGGGTGAGTTTTATGAAGAGAGATGGTTTTCTAGTGAACTAGATAGAGTAGGTGAGTTTGTAAAAATAGAGGGAAAGGAAATTCCGTTTGGCGCAGACTTACTCTTTGCCGCTGAGAATTTCCCCGAGCTAAAGATTGGAATTGAAATCTGTGAAGATTTGTGGGCAGTGATTCCTCCGAGTAGTGAGCTTGCGATTTCAGGTGCGACTCTTCTTTTAAATCCTTCTGCAAGTAATGAAATACTGGGTAAATTTGAATACCGTAAAGAATTAGTCCGTCAACAATCGGCTCGCTGTATTGCGGCTTATGTGTATTCGTCGGCGGGGGCGAATGAATCCTCGACAGATGTGGTATATTCTGGTCATGCGCTCGTGGCAGAGAATGGATCTATTATTGCCGAGTCGTCGCGCTATTCTTTTGCAACTGAAATGACTCTTGTGGATATTGATCTAGAGCGACTTGTAAATGATAGAATTCGAAATAGTAGTTTTTCTAAATCTTCCGTTGAAACTAAATTTACGGAAATTAATTTTACACTATCTCGAACTACAAAAGAGAAGCTCATGCGCGTTATTCCTAGAATGCCATTTGTGCCTTCTGATCCCGCGAAGAGAAATGCAAACTGTGAAGAAATATTTCTCATTCAATCTACTGGTCTTGCTAAGCGACTCAAGCATACAAACTCGAAGAAAGTTGTCCTCGGTCTTTCGGGTGGACTGGATTCTACTCTTGCCCTTTTAGTTTGTATTAAAGCATTTGAAATTCTTGGGCTTGATAAAAAGGGAATTCTTTGTATTACAATGCCAGGCTTTGGAACAACAGATAGAACTAGAACAAATGCAGAGACTCTTGCAGTGGAGCTTGGAACAAGTCTACAGATTATTTCTATTGCGGATGCAGTCTTGCAACACTTCAAAGATATTGGGCAGGACTTAAACCTTCACGATATTACCTACGAGAATTCGCAGGCAAGAGAGAGAACGCAAATTCTAATGGATCTGGCTAACAAAGAGAATGCGCTTGTCATTGGAACGGGAGATATGTCAGAGCTGGCACTTGGCTGGTGCACTTACAATGGAGATCAGATGTCCATGTATGGGGTTAATGCCGGTATACCTAAAACGCTTGTGCGTTATTTGATAGAGTGGAGAGCAGACGCAGAATACAAAAATAATGTTGGAAAAATTCTACACGATATTTGCAACACTCCTGTTTCACCGGAACTTCTTCCTTCTAAGGACGGGGAGATTGTGCAAAAGACAGAAGAAGTAGTTGGTCCTTATCTACTGCATGATTTCTTTTTGTATTATATGCTTCGCTTGAATTACTCTCCATCTAAAATATTCTATCTTGCCAAACAAGCATTTGCCGGTGAATATGAAACTTCTGAAATAAAAAAATGGATGTTAGTCTTTTACAAACGATTTTTCTCGCAACAATTCAAACGCTCTGCAATGCCAGACGGACCGAAAGTAGGTTCAGTCGCTCTTTCTCCCCGTGGTGATTTACGTATGCCAAGTGATGCAAGCGCAAACTTGTGGTTAGCTGAGATTGAAGGACTGTGA
- a CDS encoding DUF2804 domain-containing protein: MKTKKKPETAREQLINPDGLPAFGIFSQAVNEINFKDYKYLSPFGKTKNSISKHFAYNQFEYVGGVSDKIIFGVAVADLKFLTNAFFYIYLPETGKFFHKSFKAPFSIGSKFSNFPETGVVSFSQGKNRIEMAPLNGRRKLHLELASGETVEAEFLEDGIEPLRICTQAGVNGWVYVRKTAGSPVIGKIDCDLGKFDLEKLGVYGHNDYSVGFMRRETFWNWASFTGKIEKGVIGINLSCGVNETSFSENSLWINGERFQMPLVSFQYDKRDLKKDWKIVSSDGVIDLVFKPEGN, encoded by the coding sequence GTGAAAACAAAAAAAAAGCCAGAGACTGCAAGAGAGCAGTTAATCAATCCCGACGGCTTGCCAGCGTTTGGGATTTTTTCTCAAGCCGTTAATGAAATCAATTTTAAGGATTACAAATATCTATCTCCTTTTGGGAAAACAAAGAACTCTATAAGTAAACACTTTGCTTACAATCAATTTGAATATGTAGGTGGAGTTTCTGACAAAATAATTTTTGGTGTTGCCGTTGCGGATTTAAAGTTTCTCACTAACGCATTTTTTTATATCTATCTTCCTGAGACAGGTAAATTCTTTCACAAAAGTTTCAAAGCCCCTTTCTCCATCGGCTCTAAGTTTTCTAATTTTCCTGAAACAGGAGTAGTGTCTTTTTCTCAGGGAAAAAACAGAATCGAGATGGCTCCTTTAAACGGTAGGCGAAAGCTTCATTTGGAATTAGCGTCAGGCGAAACAGTCGAAGCGGAATTTTTAGAAGATGGAATTGAGCCTCTTCGTATTTGCACACAAGCCGGTGTCAACGGATGGGTGTATGTGCGCAAAACCGCCGGTAGCCCCGTCATTGGAAAAATTGATTGTGATTTAGGAAAGTTTGATTTAGAAAAACTCGGTGTTTATGGGCATAATGACTACAGTGTAGGATTTATGCGAAGGGAAACGTTTTGGAATTGGGCTAGCTTCACTGGTAAGATAGAGAAGGGTGTAATTGGTATTAATCTCTCTTGCGGGGTAAATGAAACTAGCTTCTCCGAAAATTCTCTCTGGATAAACGGTGAACGATTTCAAATGCCACTTGTGTCCTTTCAATATGATAAGAGAGACTTAAAGAAAGATTGGAAAATTGTTTCGAGTGACGGTGTTATTGATTTGGTATTTAAACCGGAAGGAAATTAG
- a CDS encoding STAS domain-containing protein, with protein MSEEEMEFSEDDFNYTDKQITISVRTIGIPENLPKNGVILDLKGILNIYSANPLKGVLANLINAGKTKIYVYMKQLDNIDSSGLGGLIAVQTKLLKINGVLKVVEPSDKARSVLKLTNLESYFHMNDIFVP; from the coding sequence ATGAGCGAAGAGGAAATGGAATTCAGTGAGGATGATTTTAACTATACCGACAAACAGATTACTATTTCTGTTCGGACGATTGGTATTCCTGAAAATCTACCTAAGAACGGAGTTATTTTAGATTTAAAAGGTATTTTGAATATTTATTCTGCAAATCCTTTGAAAGGGGTTCTAGCGAATTTAATCAATGCCGGTAAGACTAAAATTTATGTTTATATGAAGCAACTGGATAATATCGATTCGTCGGGACTCGGTGGACTCATCGCCGTTCAAACGAAACTCTTGAAAATAAACGGAGTGCTAAAAGTTGTTGAGCCTTCTGATAAAGCACGGTCAGTTTTGAAATTGACCAACCTGGAAAGCTACTTTCATATGAACGATATCTTTGTTCCTTAG
- a CDS encoding beta-propeller fold lactonase family protein: protein MIFLSQGIMVRQAHHDKICVTLSLVEWGKSVFISASQWLILLFILSISNCIIFYPLVEKSFEVKDKSSSYAIAALYALADKEAPKAGNGGTLQKLNPGNAGFTLSWNEGSDDKTDASSLRYKVYTSTSDNLRTVGDIEANGELLTESAKSMSSLTISNLRIRGTVSYYNVIVQDLFGKKTAYSSISATIIPKYFYALNQSDNSVSIFTINKTTGALTQVNTLSGGNSPSSIYIPPKGNYLYMASTSENKIRLYTLDANTGSLTFANSYSGGSGVISLIADPEGRYLYSTDSLSNKIFMFKINSTDGTLTPLTAVSVATGNYPIHLSIDPSGSFVYAMNRDSDSESQFVLNYTTGELTPLVVSSQVTGTKPLQAAIDPLGVYAFATNFIGNSLSNFKIDPVRGELKLYATLTTALSAGPSSLQFHPSGNYLYVAESTSNQIRQMSLDRTNGILQPLATATVSQTGNPFYILSDYGGKFLYSVNKTGNSVSLYTIGSDGSLAYNSNYPTGNTPVYSVLYHTVE from the coding sequence ATGATTTTTCTCTCTCAGGGGATAATGGTTCGACAGGCTCACCATGACAAAATATGTGTCACCCTGAGCCTAGTCGAATGGGGCAAATCCGTTTTTATCAGTGCAAGTCAGTGGTTAATATTACTTTTCATCCTTTCCATTTCTAATTGCATTATCTTTTATCCTCTCGTGGAAAAAAGTTTTGAGGTGAAAGACAAATCAAGCTCTTATGCGATAGCCGCATTGTATGCACTTGCTGACAAAGAAGCACCTAAAGCGGGTAACGGTGGCACTTTACAAAAACTAAATCCGGGTAACGCGGGATTTACTCTTTCCTGGAATGAAGGCTCGGACGACAAGACAGATGCATCTAGTCTACGTTATAAAGTATATACATCAACCTCAGACAATCTTCGCACCGTTGGGGATATTGAGGCTAATGGCGAATTACTTACAGAATCTGCAAAGTCTATGTCTAGTCTTACCATTTCTAATTTGCGAATTCGTGGGACGGTTTCTTATTACAATGTAATCGTGCAGGATTTGTTTGGCAAAAAGACCGCCTATTCATCTATATCCGCTACGATTATTCCAAAATACTTTTACGCATTAAATCAATCCGACAATTCTGTATCCATTTTTACTATAAACAAAACGACAGGTGCTCTAACGCAAGTCAATACACTGAGTGGTGGAAATTCTCCTTCTTCGATTTATATTCCTCCCAAAGGAAACTATTTGTATATGGCTTCGACTTCTGAAAATAAAATTAGACTTTATACTTTGGATGCAAATACAGGAAGCTTAACGTTTGCAAATTCCTATTCCGGCGGCAGTGGAGTAATCTCGTTAATCGCTGATCCGGAAGGACGCTACCTCTATTCTACCGATTCTCTTTCGAATAAAATTTTTATGTTTAAGATTAACTCTACTGATGGCACACTTACTCCGCTCACTGCTGTTTCAGTGGCTACTGGTAATTATCCGATTCATCTAAGCATTGATCCTTCTGGTAGTTTTGTCTATGCGATGAATCGGGACTCGGATAGTGAATCCCAATTTGTTCTAAATTATACCACAGGTGAGTTGACTCCTCTTGTTGTATCTTCTCAGGTGACAGGAACCAAACCTTTACAGGCAGCCATTGATCCATTGGGTGTCTACGCTTTCGCTACAAATTTCATCGGAAATTCTCTTTCCAATTTTAAGATTGACCCTGTGCGCGGCGAATTGAAATTATACGCTACTCTAACTACTGCCCTTAGCGCTGGTCCTTCCTCTCTTCAATTTCATCCCTCCGGGAATTATTTGTATGTAGCTGAGTCTACGTCTAATCAAATTCGGCAAATGAGTTTAGACCGAACAAATGGGATATTACAGCCATTAGCCACGGCAACTGTATCCCAGACTGGCAATCCATTTTACATTTTATCAGATTACGGCGGCAAATTCTTATACTCCGTAAATAAAACAGGAAATTCAGTGAGTCTCTATACGATCGGTAGTGATGGCTCTTTAGCGTATAATTCAAATTATCCGACAGGAAATACTCCTGTATACAGCGTTCTATATCATACAGTGGAGTAA